A genomic window from Phycisphaerales bacterium AB-hyl4 includes:
- a CDS encoding neutral/alkaline non-lysosomal ceramidase N-terminal domain-containing protein, producing the protein MNTSTAWRVGAAELDITPKKSAFLFGYPHVERYSTGVHDPLLASAVYVSDEQSAAIFVGCDVIFVSRAMTHRARQRIADAVGLPAEHIMITASHTHSGPITMSMLSNEGDATVPAPDADYLQQLEDGIVRAAVHAHATAAPATLDHAVADGRGLGTNRRAPDGPTIPAVPVLLARRSVDREPIAVMAVVSMHPTVLHEDWTLVSGDFPGLARVHLQKQFANCPFIYHMGASGNQSPRHVTKANTIEEANRLGRMLSDAIQYALQNATPLTPTRIDCTQNTVELPLRSFPTVDEAQARLKASVDRLAELRDANAPRTQVRTAECDWFGAEETLALAQANVEQRLAAAARQCMPAEVQVIRIGSVTFVGWPGEVFVEFAMQVTAEHPDAHIITLANGDLQGYLVTQQAIDENAYEAGNAIFASPDSGDRLVAATRELLDRLA; encoded by the coding sequence ATGAATACATCCACAGCATGGCGTGTCGGCGCTGCCGAGCTCGACATTACCCCGAAAAAGTCGGCCTTCCTCTTCGGCTACCCGCACGTCGAACGCTACAGCACGGGCGTGCACGATCCGCTGCTGGCCTCGGCGGTGTACGTCAGCGATGAGCAGTCGGCGGCGATCTTCGTCGGCTGCGATGTGATCTTCGTCTCGCGGGCCATGACCCACCGCGCCCGTCAGCGCATCGCCGACGCAGTCGGTCTGCCCGCTGAGCACATCATGATCACCGCCAGCCACACGCACTCGGGCCCGATCACGATGAGCATGCTCAGCAACGAAGGCGACGCCACCGTGCCCGCGCCCGACGCCGACTATCTGCAACAACTTGAAGACGGCATTGTCCGCGCCGCCGTCCACGCTCATGCGACCGCCGCTCCCGCCACGCTCGACCACGCCGTCGCGGACGGCCGAGGGTTGGGCACGAATCGCCGAGCCCCCGACGGCCCGACCATTCCCGCGGTGCCCGTGCTGCTGGCCCGACGCTCGGTCGATCGTGAGCCGATCGCGGTGATGGCGGTGGTGAGCATGCACCCCACCGTGCTGCACGAAGACTGGACGCTCGTCTCAGGCGACTTCCCCGGCCTCGCCCGCGTGCACCTGCAAAAGCAGTTCGCCAACTGCCCGTTCATCTACCACATGGGGGCCAGCGGCAATCAGAGCCCCCGCCATGTCACCAAGGCGAACACGATCGAAGAAGCCAACCGCCTCGGCCGCATGCTCAGCGATGCGATTCAATATGCGCTTCAAAACGCCACGCCCCTGACGCCGACGCGCATCGACTGCACGCAAAACACCGTCGAGTTGCCATTGCGATCATTTCCGACGGTCGACGAGGCGCAGGCCCGCCTGAAAGCATCGGTCGACCGCCTCGCCGAATTGCGTGACGCCAATGCGCCGCGGACGCAGGTTCGAACTGCCGAGTGCGATTGGTTCGGCGCGGAGGAGACGCTCGCGCTGGCCCAAGCGAACGTCGAGCAGCGCCTCGCCGCCGCGGCGCGTCAGTGCATGCCCGCCGAGGTGCAGGTGATCCGCATCGGAAGCGTCACGTTCGTCGGTTGGCCGGGCGAGGTGTTCGTCGAGTTCGCCATGCAGGTGACTGCCGAGCACCCCGACGCCCACATCATCACGCTCGCCAACGGCGACCTGCAAGGCTACCTCGTCACCCAGCAGGCCATCGACGAAAACGCTTATGAAGCGGGCAACGCGATTTTCGCCAGCCCCGACAGCGGCGACCGCCTCGTGGCCGCGACCCGCGAGTTGCTCGACCGCCTGGCGTGA
- the pilO gene encoding type 4a pilus biogenesis protein PilO, translated as MPVDKRDLKLLGLSAGVMLLLVAVLWLPGAMERRELSQRIDDAKQRLAGELADVQLLHPLGEQVVQLHAAIDEAPHHVPAHDELDHLLRRLTEALDAFDLQQQEIVTERTRRYDDHGVSTVSMRFEGGFPATYGVLQQIESMPRLVRLDRVSFEPASSDIGGALRVQVQLSSFFTD; from the coding sequence ATGCCCGTCGATAAACGTGACTTGAAATTGCTTGGGTTGAGCGCTGGTGTGATGTTGCTGTTGGTCGCGGTGCTCTGGCTTCCCGGCGCGATGGAACGGCGAGAGCTGAGCCAGCGGATCGACGATGCGAAGCAGCGGCTGGCAGGTGAACTCGCGGACGTGCAGTTGCTGCACCCGCTGGGCGAGCAGGTTGTTCAACTGCATGCCGCGATTGATGAGGCGCCGCACCACGTTCCGGCGCACGACGAGCTGGACCACCTGTTGCGTCGGTTGACCGAGGCATTGGATGCGTTCGACCTGCAACAGCAGGAAATCGTCACCGAGCGTACGCGTCGCTACGACGACCATGGTGTGAGCACCGTATCGATGCGATTTGAGGGCGGCTTCCCCGCGACCTACGGGGTGTTGCAGCAGATCGAGTCGATGCCCCGGCTGGTTCGCCTGGATCGCGTGAGCTTCGAGCCGGCGTCAAGCGACATCGGTGGGGCGTTGCGTGTGCAGGTGCAACTGAGCTCGTTTTTCACTGACTGA
- a CDS encoding PilN domain-containing protein: MDIDSINFMPPSYQRRRADQQRRWRQVALVGLLCVGLAGWSLMQRGQTSQLRDQAAMYDQQVAAAEQQMKQVQELRREQSELSTRLALWHRLGQPVSHGKVFATLAGELPASVVLTRLDVQAHRPVQAATPSSGSRRSSSQVSNVTGPAADRLALDFAGIAPDDMTLANLLNQLKDHPLFSDVKLHFSRSVRVHGATGRQFRIEMNVPLDRDYQALPAKEGVADARR; the protein is encoded by the coding sequence ATGGATATTGATTCGATCAACTTTATGCCGCCGAGCTACCAGCGGCGTCGTGCCGATCAGCAGCGACGCTGGCGGCAGGTCGCGCTGGTCGGGCTGTTGTGCGTCGGGCTCGCCGGCTGGTCGCTGATGCAGCGAGGCCAGACATCGCAACTGCGTGATCAGGCGGCGATGTACGACCAGCAGGTCGCGGCTGCCGAGCAGCAGATGAAGCAGGTTCAAGAGCTTCGCCGTGAGCAGTCGGAGTTGAGCACACGGTTGGCGTTGTGGCATCGCCTTGGCCAGCCGGTGTCGCATGGGAAGGTGTTCGCGACGCTCGCGGGCGAGTTGCCCGCGTCGGTCGTGCTCACTCGACTGGACGTGCAGGCGCATCGTCCGGTGCAAGCCGCGACGCCGAGCAGCGGTTCGCGTCGCAGCAGCAGCCAGGTGAGCAACGTGACGGGCCCGGCTGCCGACCGTTTGGCGCTGGACTTCGCAGGCATCGCACCGGATGACATGACGCTCGCGAACCTGCTGAATCAGTTGAAGGACCACCCATTGTTCTCGGATGTGAAATTGCATTTCAGTCGATCGGTGCGTGTGCACGGTGCGACTGGCAGGCAGTTTCGCATTGAAATGAATGTGCCCTTGGACCGCGATTACCAGGCGTTGCCTGCGAAGGAGGGGGTGGCCGATGCCCGTCGATAA
- a CDS encoding DUF6655 family protein — MERFRNIVTTRVASTLILALLAGLTGCRTTVESMPPRTALEQLMLSYAIRDSVAEWELSTLADRRVYLDTRYVDSIDDKFVVGEVRDWVGRHDAILVNDEADAEVRLELRTAAVGMASRDALVGIPSFALPVPGATPIETPELAIFKESRRKGLAALAITAFDTQTHRRLFGHGPEIGQTYHMNAVLMFVPVVRTRYNIPAEVELRHPEPPPPQDRPERRRARPSRR, encoded by the coding sequence ATGGAAAGGTTCCGCAATATCGTCACGACCCGCGTCGCCTCAACGCTGATCCTTGCCCTGCTCGCCGGGCTCACCGGCTGCAGGACGACGGTCGAGTCAATGCCCCCACGTACCGCACTGGAGCAGCTGATGCTCAGCTACGCCATCCGCGACAGCGTCGCCGAGTGGGAGCTTTCGACGTTGGCGGATCGGCGGGTCTACCTCGACACGCGTTACGTCGACTCGATCGACGACAAGTTCGTCGTCGGCGAAGTGCGCGACTGGGTCGGCCGACACGACGCCATTCTCGTCAACGACGAAGCCGACGCCGAAGTCCGCCTCGAACTGCGCACCGCCGCGGTGGGCATGGCCTCGCGCGACGCGCTGGTGGGCATCCCCAGTTTCGCCCTCCCCGTGCCCGGCGCAACGCCCATCGAAACACCCGAACTGGCCATCTTCAAAGAGAGTCGGCGAAAAGGTCTCGCCGCCCTCGCCATCACCGCCTTCGACACGCAGACCCACCGCCGACTGTTCGGCCACGGCCCGGAGATCGGCCAGACCTACCACATGAACGCCGTGCTCATGTTCGTCCCCGTCGTCCGCACGCGATACAACATTCCCGCCGAGGTCGAGCTCCGCCACCCCGAACCACCTCCGCCACAAGATAGGCCGGAGCGCCGCCGAGCACGCCCCTCGCGACGCTGA
- a CDS encoding tetratricopeptide repeat protein codes for MNRNRTKRGWSRLMLAVVVVTPVLVAGGCQSQSNHEQNVNAANDRWLQTRSSMMLELAQQQFDTGDLDNASRTVRDAMAMDPSNARLQVLAGRISLERGQLERAYHLFQAAIALDDTASEAHYYKGLVLQRWQRHDRAHESYKRAYEITPDDAGYLMAAAEMLVEIDRLEEGIAMLEGQLNYFDQNAAIRAALAHLHAMNGRPDLAVTYFRRASLLDPDNDKLREDLALTQIASGQMEDAIRTLESLLKKEEFSGRRGLRLALARAYEEIGQDAQAREQYLRLARGERAEGRDWIRLAEISWGEGDTNGTLYAANRAIELSPGRHEGYLFAGLAWQQRDRLDDALKMFDRAADLAPSEASPLILRGIALQRAGQRAAAAEAYEKALERQPDDHRAQRLLSQVAGAQ; via the coding sequence ATGAATCGCAACCGAACCAAGCGTGGCTGGTCCCGACTGATGCTTGCCGTGGTGGTGGTGACGCCGGTGCTGGTGGCCGGCGGATGCCAGTCGCAGTCGAACCACGAACAGAACGTCAACGCAGCGAACGATCGTTGGCTGCAGACGCGATCGTCGATGATGCTGGAGCTGGCCCAGCAGCAGTTCGATACGGGCGATCTGGATAACGCATCGCGAACGGTGCGCGATGCCATGGCGATGGACCCGAGCAACGCTCGGTTGCAAGTGCTCGCAGGCCGAATCTCGCTCGAGCGGGGCCAGCTCGAACGCGCGTATCACCTGTTCCAGGCGGCGATCGCACTGGACGACACTGCGTCGGAGGCACACTATTACAAGGGGCTTGTGCTCCAGCGGTGGCAACGACACGACCGCGCTCACGAGAGCTACAAGCGAGCGTATGAGATCACGCCTGACGATGCGGGCTACCTCATGGCCGCAGCGGAGATGCTTGTTGAGATCGACCGCCTTGAAGAAGGCATTGCGATGCTCGAAGGGCAGTTGAACTACTTCGACCAGAACGCGGCGATCCGCGCGGCGCTGGCGCACCTGCATGCGATGAACGGTCGGCCGGACCTTGCGGTAACGTACTTTCGACGAGCGTCACTGCTCGACCCGGATAACGACAAGCTGCGCGAAGACCTTGCACTGACGCAGATCGCGTCGGGGCAGATGGAAGACGCGATTCGTACACTCGAGAGTTTGCTGAAGAAGGAAGAGTTCTCAGGACGTCGAGGGCTTCGGCTGGCGCTGGCGCGTGCGTATGAAGAGATTGGACAAGACGCGCAGGCCCGCGAGCAGTACCTGCGTTTGGCGCGCGGTGAGCGGGCCGAGGGGCGGGACTGGATCCGCCTGGCCGAGATTTCATGGGGCGAAGGCGACACGAACGGGACGCTGTACGCGGCGAACCGGGCAATTGAGCTTTCGCCCGGCCGACATGAAGGGTACCTGTTTGCAGGGCTCGCGTGGCAGCAGCGCGATCGGCTGGACGATGCGCTGAAGATGTTTGATCGTGCTGCGGATCTGGCGCCGAGCGAGGCGTCGCCGTTGATATTGCGCGGCATTGCATTGCAGCGTGCTGGTCAACGGGCGGCCGCGGCGGAGGCGTATGAGAAAGCGCTCGAGCGGCAGCCGGACGACCATCGAGCACAGCGGCTGCTGAGCCAGGTGGCCGGCGCGCAATGA
- a CDS encoding secretin N-terminal domain-containing protein, which translates to MVIRYNKRLAGLFFCLTGIGYAGPVTLADEVEPASPAVEETANDREVVDAHGDPRDLPEGQTVEVGSFGQIDLHVKDLPLTQVLQLLSIQSQRNIVASRQVSGNISADLYNVDFYEALDAILHPNGYGYVEKGNFITVYTLDQIREMEDAERRRVSRIVRLNYITAGDVSAFVRPLLSRDGGEISVSGEVSGSMQPTSSDAGANRYAHSETIIIHDYPDNVKEIIQVIEELDVRPKQVLIEATILQATLSEANAFGVDFALFAELDSLDFSTPLGAVNEMIAGGSPGTGGAVSSTAGGTAGGASSIKLGYVGNDASVFVRALDSVTDTTVLATPKILALNRHGASLHVGEQLGYLSTTQTETAATQTVEFLDIGTQLNVRPFISEDNYVRLELNPQVSDGFTQVEAGTIVPTRTRQELTTNVIIQSGQTVVLGGLFKEDTTVDRRQVPGLGDIPIIGGAFRGQDDTVRRSEVIFLIKPTVIRDEALYVAGERASDTVETARVGVRRNLLPWSRTKLTSSHLSQAHEHLRQGDEEKALWNVNVALHLNPTSFDALQLKEEITGQRVAVPDRGVLRDAVDHMIDSQIDLEPEVGSTEPIEIGDEDSDTGRSSMPATEPDAEAGEGLDADADADADTYDEGDAYGEGGTYDAIETDDANAIDNDGDMNGDAGYGDDADAEADQEPMSYGSDDDAADEAMNESIAQMMEQIREEEDATNDSMEPVD; encoded by the coding sequence ATGGTCATCCGATACAACAAGCGCCTGGCGGGCCTTTTTTTTTGCCTTACCGGTATCGGTTATGCCGGTCCGGTGACACTGGCAGACGAGGTTGAGCCGGCAAGCCCGGCAGTCGAGGAAACTGCAAACGATCGTGAGGTGGTGGACGCCCACGGTGATCCTCGTGACCTGCCTGAAGGGCAGACTGTCGAGGTCGGGTCGTTCGGGCAGATCGATCTGCACGTCAAAGATCTGCCGCTCACCCAGGTGCTCCAGCTGCTGAGCATCCAGAGCCAGCGCAACATCGTCGCGTCACGGCAGGTCTCGGGGAATATCTCCGCAGACCTGTATAACGTTGACTTCTACGAAGCGCTGGACGCCATCCTCCACCCCAACGGCTACGGCTACGTGGAGAAGGGCAACTTCATCACCGTCTACACGCTCGACCAGATCCGTGAGATGGAAGATGCCGAGCGACGACGCGTTTCGCGCATCGTTCGCCTGAACTACATCACCGCCGGCGACGTGTCCGCCTTCGTCCGGCCGCTGCTGAGCCGGGACGGTGGCGAAATCTCCGTCAGTGGTGAAGTGTCCGGCAGCATGCAGCCGACCTCGTCCGATGCTGGTGCGAACCGCTATGCCCATAGCGAAACCATCATCATTCACGACTACCCCGACAACGTCAAAGAGATCATCCAGGTCATCGAAGAGCTGGACGTGCGACCCAAGCAGGTGCTCATCGAAGCCACCATCCTTCAGGCGACCCTCAGCGAAGCGAACGCGTTCGGCGTGGACTTCGCCCTGTTCGCGGAGCTGGATTCGCTCGACTTCTCCACACCGCTTGGCGCGGTGAATGAGATGATCGCCGGCGGCTCGCCGGGCACGGGCGGCGCGGTGTCGTCAACGGCCGGCGGCACGGCAGGTGGCGCCTCGTCTATCAAGCTCGGCTATGTCGGCAACGATGCGTCGGTGTTCGTGCGTGCTCTTGACTCGGTAACAGACACGACCGTGCTCGCGACGCCGAAGATTCTGGCGCTCAACCGTCACGGTGCGAGCCTGCACGTCGGTGAACAGCTTGGCTATCTCTCGACGACGCAGACGGAAACCGCGGCCACGCAGACCGTTGAGTTTCTGGATATTGGTACTCAGTTGAACGTGCGGCCGTTCATCAGTGAAGACAACTATGTTCGTCTTGAACTGAACCCGCAGGTCAGCGACGGTTTCACGCAGGTTGAAGCAGGCACGATCGTGCCCACCCGTACGCGACAGGAACTGACGACGAACGTCATCATTCAGTCGGGCCAGACGGTTGTGCTCGGTGGTCTGTTCAAGGAAGACACGACGGTAGATCGTCGTCAGGTGCCGGGCCTGGGCGACATTCCGATCATCGGCGGCGCGTTCCGCGGGCAGGATGACACGGTTCGCCGCAGCGAGGTGATCTTCCTGATCAAGCCGACGGTGATTCGCGATGAGGCGTTGTATGTCGCCGGTGAGCGGGCGAGCGATACGGTTGAAACGGCTCGCGTGGGCGTTCGCCGCAACCTGCTTCCGTGGTCGCGTACGAAGCTGACGAGCTCGCACTTGTCGCAGGCTCATGAGCACTTGCGTCAGGGTGACGAAGAGAAGGCGCTGTGGAACGTGAACGTGGCGTTGCACTTGAACCCGACCTCGTTCGACGCGTTGCAGTTGAAAGAAGAGATTACCGGCCAGCGTGTGGCCGTGCCGGACCGTGGCGTGCTGCGTGATGCGGTGGACCACATGATTGACTCGCAGATCGACCTTGAGCCGGAAGTCGGCAGCACGGAGCCGATCGAAATCGGCGACGAAGATTCGGACACGGGTCGCAGCTCGATGCCCGCGACCGAGCCGGACGCCGAAGCCGGTGAGGGTCTCGATGCCGATGCCGATGCCGACGCCGACACGTACGATGAAGGTGACGCGTACGGCGAAGGCGGCACCTATGACGCCATCGAAACGGATGATGCCAATGCCATCGACAACGACGGCGACATGAACGGCGATGCCGGCTACGGCGATGATGCCGACGCGGAAGCGGATCAGGAGCCGATGTCTTATGGCTCGGATGATGACGCCGCGGATGAGGCGATGAACGAAAGCATCGCGCAGATGATGGAACAAATTCGCGAAGAAGAAGACGCGACCAACGACAGCATGGAACCGGTCGACTGA
- a CDS encoding autotransporter domain-containing protein, with protein MPTLVRRWLAVVPALVLITLLGQTRAHADLVPYLDIIGWTDIESDGRFGAMTRSGGAMQGLAVFDTGIDPLHSIFANGSGGTRVIGGYNSAPGGLAPIATPDTHWADGHMHGTFVAALAAGNPFTTGILTQSLTLDGQTFAAGTEVEFGGVARGANILSLRVLGNAGFGYDHNILQGLEWVIENHEEFDIRVLNLSLGGGGPYDDENEVPGFLVPDIIDAIATLRALDIPVVIAAGNEAFDDGLSFPAIIENAISVGASVRNTTDLSEELIADFSNYSDALDLFAPGVDNVGAMPRRFVGDAADQWDVGDGTSYAAPLVAGAVLLINEVYQDYWGRRPTFDEIYDALIETNVFIEDDGQTISVPRLNLAMALEHAVTQGGTQNIDDIAVWTGEGDGTWSDPNNWYDGAPSAGDQLMFTGIDTDTAENNIAGLNIAGIIFATSAEAFTLFGNTVTINNDGEIRNQSPLVQTIELSINAAGDLTLRANAGTLQIDGDIDLVGNGTLTFTGRHLANIDGAISGGGNLLVDGEGMLTLAGNNTYTGGTQIQQGILYSINNALPGSGAVNITGSDDTGLAIGDDETIGSLAGVAGSTVAIYNNTLTIGGSASTTFAGSIVGNAGSLILDGSTQLQFTGQSNYTGDTELRNNTTLVLSGHDNNLSNHTRLVIHENATLQLNDNDETIAALRDGTGGPGGTVQLNDNRLALSGSANSLFTGQINGTGGLDFMGTSGTTHNLANATANYTGTTRIFGGNVHMPDDSVPGDLENYATFYMDGTVAGDVLNAGRYGGNATINGNLTNHSGGIVAPGQSIGTITINGNYEGLANSTLEIELEGAGFEGGTLADTDADRLVLNAAGGEPGEATFHNNSIIYFREADGGDSVEQDNIFLIVEAEGGITLDDNVWFRSWSRFVRLNPYEFNNGDNMLIVSAATRDFFADLASDADHNTRQIARALDSLVEFDRDDPLLNALVDLFDSVGFALEQDAFLSAAPSIGPQAYEAGAPVVFDNTSMNHSALGRHHSARRLGVPNTANMARNNDAPFESALASAADSPWLFRETLDRRDERVAPRRDWRRFDEEPDEDWSVFAYAMRGQQDQDTTNSRLGYDATSYGFLTGFDYQLFNNFYAGLAVGYTRTEIDLDARRGEQEIGSLRVGPQISYSPMPWFIDAAATYGYHRFETERNMPALGLTTESKHNGHDLSAFVRGGYQFSFNRFHLTPTASAEYLYLREDGYTESGVGALDVDSRSSDSLRTRVGLTLDYRFDVNNVQFVPELAGGWEREHLSTSGTMRARFVSGGDSFTINVAERDDDVFYYSAGLGVLFDRHLSGYLRYDGRRYSDGDAYGLTLGASVRF; from the coding sequence ATGCCTACGCTCGTCCGACGCTGGCTCGCAGTCGTTCCTGCCCTCGTTCTCATCACCCTGCTCGGCCAGACGCGTGCCCACGCAGACCTCGTCCCCTACCTCGATATTATCGGGTGGACCGATATCGAAAGCGACGGGCGGTTCGGCGCGATGACCCGCTCCGGCGGCGCGATGCAGGGGCTCGCTGTCTTCGACACGGGCATCGACCCGCTGCATAGCATCTTCGCCAACGGCAGCGGCGGCACTCGGGTCATCGGCGGTTACAACTCCGCCCCCGGCGGCCTCGCGCCCATCGCCACCCCAGATACCCACTGGGCCGACGGACATATGCACGGCACGTTCGTCGCCGCGCTCGCCGCAGGTAACCCGTTCACCACCGGCATCCTCACCCAATCCCTCACGCTCGACGGCCAGACATTCGCCGCCGGCACTGAAGTCGAGTTCGGCGGTGTGGCACGCGGCGCGAATATCCTCTCCCTCCGCGTCCTCGGCAACGCAGGCTTCGGCTACGACCACAACATTCTCCAAGGCCTTGAATGGGTCATCGAAAACCACGAAGAATTTGACATCCGCGTCCTGAACCTTTCACTCGGCGGTGGTGGTCCCTACGACGACGAAAACGAAGTGCCCGGCTTTCTCGTCCCAGACATCATCGACGCCATCGCAACGCTCCGCGCCCTCGACATCCCCGTCGTCATCGCCGCAGGCAACGAGGCCTTCGACGACGGACTCTCCTTCCCTGCCATTATCGAAAACGCCATCAGCGTCGGCGCCTCCGTCCGCAACACCACTGATCTCTCGGAAGAGCTCATCGCAGATTTCTCAAACTACAGCGACGCACTCGACCTGTTCGCACCAGGTGTCGACAACGTCGGAGCCATGCCACGCCGTTTCGTCGGCGACGCCGCCGACCAATGGGACGTCGGTGACGGCACCAGTTATGCCGCTCCGCTCGTCGCTGGCGCTGTCCTTCTAATCAACGAGGTCTACCAAGACTACTGGGGCAGGCGACCCACCTTCGATGAAATTTACGATGCCCTCATCGAAACCAATGTCTTCATTGAAGACGACGGCCAAACCATCTCCGTCCCACGCCTGAACCTCGCGATGGCCCTCGAACACGCCGTCACCCAGGGCGGCACGCAGAACATCGACGACATCGCCGTCTGGACCGGCGAAGGCGACGGCACGTGGAGCGACCCCAACAACTGGTACGACGGCGCGCCCTCCGCCGGCGACCAGCTCATGTTCACCGGCATCGACACCGACACCGCCGAGAACAACATCGCTGGCCTCAATATCGCCGGCATCATCTTCGCCACCAGCGCCGAAGCCTTCACCCTCTTCGGCAACACCGTCACCATCAACAACGATGGCGAAATCCGAAACCAGTCACCACTCGTCCAGACGATCGAACTGAGCATCAACGCCGCAGGCGACCTCACCCTGCGCGCCAACGCCGGCACCCTCCAGATCGACGGCGACATTGACCTCGTCGGCAACGGCACACTCACCTTCACCGGACGACACCTCGCCAACATTGATGGTGCAATCAGCGGCGGCGGTAACCTGCTCGTCGACGGCGAAGGCATGCTCACCCTCGCCGGCAACAACACCTACACCGGCGGCACACAGATCCAGCAGGGCATCCTCTACTCAATCAACAACGCACTGCCCGGCTCCGGCGCCGTCAATATCACCGGCAGCGATGACACCGGCCTCGCCATCGGCGACGACGAAACCATCGGCTCGCTCGCCGGCGTCGCCGGCTCGACCGTCGCCATCTACAACAACACCCTCACCATCGGCGGCAGCGCAAGCACCACCTTCGCCGGCAGCATCGTCGGCAACGCCGGCTCGCTCATCCTCGATGGCAGCACTCAACTCCAATTCACCGGCCAAAGCAACTACACCGGCGATACCGAGCTGCGCAACAACACCACACTCGTCCTCTCCGGCCACGACAACAACCTCTCCAACCACACCCGCCTCGTCATCCACGAAAACGCCACGCTCCAGCTCAACGACAACGACGAAACCATCGCCGCCCTTCGCGATGGCACCGGCGGACCGGGCGGCACGGTCCAACTCAACGACAACCGACTCGCACTCAGTGGCAGCGCCAACTCCCTGTTCACCGGCCAGATCAATGGCACCGGCGGCCTCGACTTCATGGGCACCAGCGGCACAACCCACAACCTCGCCAACGCCACCGCCAACTACACCGGCACCACCCGCATCTTCGGCGGGAACGTCCACATGCCCGACGACTCCGTCCCGGGTGACCTGGAAAACTACGCCACCTTCTACATGGACGGCACCGTCGCCGGCGACGTGCTCAACGCCGGACGCTACGGCGGCAACGCCACCATCAACGGTAACCTCACCAACCACAGCGGCGGCATCGTCGCTCCCGGCCAGTCCATCGGCACGATCACCATCAACGGCAACTACGAAGGCCTCGCCAACAGCACCCTCGAAATCGAACTCGAGGGCGCAGGCTTTGAAGGCGGCACACTCGCCGACACCGACGCCGACCGCCTCGTCCTCAACGCCGCCGGCGGCGAGCCCGGCGAAGCAACCTTCCACAACAACAGCATTATCTACTTCCGCGAAGCCGACGGCGGCGACTCGGTCGAACAGGACAACATCTTCCTCATCGTCGAAGCCGAGGGCGGTATTACACTCGACGACAACGTCTGGTTTCGCTCCTGGTCGCGATTCGTCCGGTTGAACCCCTACGAATTCAACAACGGCGACAACATGCTCATCGTCTCCGCCGCGACCCGCGACTTCTTCGCCGACCTCGCCTCTGATGCGGACCACAACACCCGCCAAATCGCCCGCGCCCTCGATTCGCTTGTCGAATTCGACCGGGACGACCCGCTGCTCAATGCGTTGGTCGACCTGTTCGACAGCGTCGGCTTCGCCTTGGAACAAGACGCCTTCCTGAGCGCCGCGCCCTCCATCGGCCCCCAGGCGTACGAGGCCGGTGCACCCGTCGTCTTCGACAACACCTCCATGAACCACAGCGCCCTCGGCCGACACCATTCCGCCCGACGCCTCGGCGTGCCCAATACGGCGAACATGGCCCGAAACAACGACGCCCCCTTCGAGTCCGCCCTCGCCAGCGCCGCAGACAGCCCCTGGCTGTTCCGCGAAACACTCGACCGCCGCGACGAACGCGTCGCACCACGACGCGACTGGCGCCGCTTTGACGAAGAACCGGACGAAGACTGGAGCGTCTTCGCCTACGCCATGCGCGGCCAACAGGATCAGGACACCACCAACAGCAGACTCGGCTACGACGCCACGTCCTACGGCTTCCTCACCGGCTTCGATTATCAACTGTTCAACAACTTCTACGCCGGGCTCGCCGTCGGCTACACCCGAACCGAAATCGACCTCGACGCCCGACGCGGCGAACAGGAAATCGGCTCGCTACGCGTCGGCCCCCAGATCAGCTACTCACCCATGCCCTGGTTCATCGACGCAGCCGCGACCTACGGCTACCACCGCTTCGAAACCGAACGCAACATGCCCGCACTCGGCCTCACCACCGAAAGCAAGCACAACGGCCACGACCTCTCCGCATTCGTCCGCGGCGGGTACCAGTTCAGCTTCAACCGCTTCCACCTTACCCCCACCGCCTCCGCCGAATATCTCTACCTCCGAGAAGACGGCTACACCGAGTCCGGCGTCGGCGCACTCGACGTCGATTCACGCAGTTCCGACTCGCTTCGAACACGTGTCGGACTCACACTTGACTACCGCTTCGACGTCAACAACGTCCAGTTCGTCCCCGAGCTCGCCGGCGGCTGGGAACGCGAACACCTCTCCACCAGCGGCACGATGCGAGCACGCTTCGTCTCCGGCGGCGATTCGTTCACCATCAACGTCGCCGAACGCGATGACGACGTCTTCTACTACAGTGCCGGCCTCGGCGTGCTGTTCGACCGACACCTCAGCGGCTACCTCCGCTACGACGGCCGACGATACTCCGACGGCGACGCCTACGGCCTGACCCTCGGCGCTTCCGTCCGCTTTTGA